In Streptomyces longhuiensis, the following proteins share a genomic window:
- a CDS encoding TetR/AcrR family transcriptional regulator codes for MPQTSAYHHGDLRAACLRAARELLEEDGSAGLSLRAVARRAGVSATAPYRHFADRDALVSAVAAEGYRELAGHLATAHPSPSTPDDLAAVAIVYVQFALDHPAMFRAMFAEPCDPASEERVAATAVITEYVHGIVRDAFPGADDAGALSTTVWALVHGLAFLHLDGKLDTSTPEVVADQVRAAVYALFTVSPAMSQAATAPGAEATV; via the coding sequence ATGCCGCAGACCAGCGCCTATCACCATGGCGACCTGCGCGCGGCCTGCCTGCGTGCCGCCCGGGAACTGCTCGAGGAGGACGGCAGCGCCGGACTGTCCCTACGCGCAGTCGCCCGCCGAGCCGGAGTGTCAGCCACGGCCCCCTACCGCCACTTCGCGGACCGCGACGCGCTCGTGTCCGCAGTCGCCGCGGAGGGTTACCGCGAGCTCGCCGGGCACCTGGCCACGGCCCACCCCTCCCCCTCGACGCCCGACGACCTGGCCGCGGTCGCGATTGTCTACGTGCAGTTCGCGCTCGATCACCCGGCGATGTTCCGGGCGATGTTCGCCGAGCCCTGCGATCCAGCCAGCGAGGAACGGGTCGCCGCGACCGCCGTCATCACCGAGTACGTCCACGGCATCGTCCGCGACGCGTTCCCGGGTGCGGACGATGCGGGCGCGCTGTCGACCACGGTGTGGGCTCTCGTCCACGGCCTGGCGTTCCTCCACCTCGACGGCAAGCTGGACACCTCCACCCCTGAGGTGGTCGCCGACCAGGTGCGCGCCGCCGTGTACGCGCTGTTCACCGTGTCCCCGGCCATGTCGCAGGCTGCGACCGCCCCAGGCGCTGAGGCAACGGTCTAG
- a CDS encoding LysR family transcriptional regulator yields MERRDIEIFLTLAEELHFGRSAERLHVSVAMVSKAIKKLERAVGAPLFDRTSRRVTLTPIGQRLDDDIRPAHQQILDGFARAVAAGLGLDGVLRVGFLGTAVAQFVLQVAEAFQARHPACRVEIIESRYADSATLLHGDTVDILLIAATGVHPDLNESPVLFCEPSVLAVSARHPFARRDSVSLEDLARDRVLRPRGIPAELDALSVPSHTPGGRPIERGTDFATIQEMLALVGSGRGIFPVPTHAGRYDSRPDVVYIPITDGLPYEWRLIWRAAAETSRIRAFCQAARDFVEANGNPLLAA; encoded by the coding sequence ATGGAGCGGCGTGACATCGAGATCTTCCTGACCCTTGCCGAGGAACTGCACTTCGGCCGCAGCGCCGAGCGGCTGCACGTCTCGGTGGCCATGGTCAGCAAGGCGATCAAGAAGCTGGAGCGCGCCGTCGGGGCGCCCCTGTTCGACCGCACCAGCCGCCGCGTGACGTTGACGCCCATCGGGCAGCGCCTCGATGACGACATACGCCCTGCTCATCAGCAGATTCTCGACGGTTTCGCACGGGCGGTCGCGGCCGGCCTGGGACTCGACGGGGTCCTGCGCGTCGGTTTCCTCGGCACCGCCGTCGCCCAGTTCGTCCTGCAGGTCGCCGAGGCGTTCCAGGCCAGGCACCCGGCCTGTCGGGTGGAGATCATCGAAAGCCGTTACGCCGACAGCGCCACACTGCTGCACGGCGACACCGTCGACATCTTGCTGATCGCCGCGACGGGCGTCCATCCCGACCTCAACGAGAGCCCCGTGCTCTTTTGCGAGCCCTCGGTCCTGGCGGTCTCGGCGCGCCACCCCTTCGCACGCCGCGATTCGGTCTCCCTGGAGGACCTCGCCCGCGACAGGGTCCTGCGCCCGCGCGGCATTCCCGCTGAACTCGATGCACTGTCCGTGCCCAGCCACACCCCCGGCGGCCGGCCCATCGAGCGCGGCACGGACTTCGCGACCATCCAGGAGATGCTCGCCCTGGTGGGTTCGGGCCGCGGCATCTTCCCCGTCCCCACCCACGCGGGCCGCTATGACTCACGGCCAGACGTGGTCTACATCCCCATCACTGACGGCCTCCCGTACGAATGGCGCCTGATCTGGCGAGCCGCCGCCGAGACGAGCCGGATCCGCGCCTTCTGCCAGGCCGCCCGCGACTTCGTCGAGGCCAACGGGAACCCGCTCCTGGCCGCCTGA
- a CDS encoding NAD(P)H-binding protein produces the protein MTRDDLTLVLGGSGKTGSRVARLLTGRGLPVRIGSRSGGVPFDWTDPATWAPALEGARAVYIAYHTDLAAPEAPDVIGAFAELAVASGARRLVLLSGRGEQGAEACEKAVARSGADWTVLRASWFAQNFSEGYLLEPVLAGEVALPVVKVGEPFVDAADIAEVAAAVLTQHGHNGRTYELTGPRLLTFADAVATIAEATGRDISFVSVPVDDYAAGLAADGVPDEVTALLTYLFTTVLDGRGAHLGDGVQQVLGRAARDFTAYAHGTAATGIWTDKSTDRGAA, from the coding sequence GTGACACGCGATGACTTGACCCTCGTCCTGGGCGGGAGCGGCAAGACCGGCAGCCGCGTCGCGCGGCTGCTGACCGGACGCGGTCTGCCGGTACGGATCGGCTCCCGGTCCGGGGGCGTGCCGTTCGACTGGACGGATCCGGCGACCTGGGCGCCCGCGCTGGAAGGTGCGCGAGCGGTGTACATCGCGTACCACACGGATCTGGCCGCTCCTGAGGCGCCTGACGTGATCGGGGCCTTCGCCGAACTGGCGGTGGCATCGGGCGCGCGCCGCCTGGTGCTGCTCTCCGGCCGCGGCGAACAGGGAGCGGAGGCCTGCGAGAAGGCCGTGGCCCGTTCGGGGGCCGACTGGACGGTGCTGCGGGCCAGTTGGTTCGCCCAGAACTTCAGCGAGGGCTACCTGCTGGAGCCGGTACTGGCCGGTGAGGTGGCGCTGCCCGTCGTCAAGGTGGGGGAACCATTCGTGGACGCCGCCGACATCGCCGAGGTCGCCGCTGCCGTACTCACCCAGCACGGGCACAACGGGAGGACCTACGAGCTGACCGGGCCGCGCCTGCTCACCTTCGCCGACGCCGTCGCAACCATCGCTGAAGCGACCGGCCGGGACATCTCCTTCGTCTCCGTGCCCGTCGACGACTACGCCGCCGGACTGGCCGCCGATGGCGTCCCGGACGAGGTCACCGCCCTGCTCACCTACCTGTTCACCACGGTGCTCGACGGGCGGGGCGCCCACCTGGGCGACGGCGTCCAGCAGGTCCTCGGCCGCGCTGCCCGGGACTTCACCGCCTACGCACACGGCACCGCCGCCACCGGCATCTGGACCGACAAGAGCACTGACAGGGGCGCCGCATGA
- a CDS encoding DUF1772 domain-containing protein: MKHLQTGTLLAATLFTGLMAGLFAAFAYSVMPGLARSSDHTLVEAMQAINKAIINPVFMLPFLGSIPLLGLTVVLAWRGHGRPALPWLIAALALYLVAFAVTSGVNVPLNDQLARAGDPDHIKHLETVRVHFEAKWVTWNIVRALLHTGAFACLTWALIVYGAHRLQENTSTDASSQTLAPAFHASAFGLRDAAGQPDLGRKPEASRHAHDGLPHAAGPQMLRRDDSNPAVRTATNGT; this comes from the coding sequence ATGAAACACCTGCAGACCGGCACGCTGCTCGCCGCCACCCTCTTCACCGGGCTGATGGCCGGCCTGTTCGCGGCCTTCGCCTACTCGGTCATGCCCGGCCTGGCCCGCTCCTCCGACCACACCCTCGTAGAGGCCATGCAGGCCATCAACAAGGCCATCATCAACCCGGTGTTCATGCTCCCCTTCCTGGGATCGATCCCGCTCCTCGGCCTGACCGTGGTCCTGGCCTGGCGCGGCCACGGCCGCCCCGCACTGCCTTGGCTGATCGCCGCGCTGGCTCTATATCTGGTGGCTTTCGCGGTCACCAGCGGCGTCAACGTCCCCCTCAACGACCAACTCGCCCGTGCCGGCGACCCCGATCACATCAAGCATCTGGAAACGGTCCGCGTCCACTTCGAGGCCAAGTGGGTCACCTGGAACATCGTCCGAGCCCTCCTCCACACCGGAGCCTTCGCCTGCCTGACCTGGGCACTGATCGTGTACGGCGCACACCGGCTGCAGGAGAACACCAGCACCGACGCATCCTCACAAACGCTTGCGCCGGCCTTCCACGCCTCCGCGTTCGGCTTGAGGGATGCTGCAGGTCAACCTGACCTGGGTCGGAAGCCTGAGGCGTCGCGCCATGCGCATGACGGTTTGCCTCATGCCGCAGGGCCGCAGATGTTGCGGCGTGATGATTCCAACCCTGCAGTGCGGACTGCGACGAACGGGACATAG
- a CDS encoding DUF1259 domain-containing protein, whose protein sequence is MTGDKQAATSRRRVLAAAALAPVLAGAGRASAGGMPAGAMTVKPVKTTLSDWAAVAKVLGRSGNLLRGTTYHTPFPRDDLRVVVKGGIVITPELALGAHVAFVRYADGSTMCMGDVAVTESELQRVIDTWQANGIAQTALHKHLPAHHPDIWWVHVHGHGHDELALARGLRAGFERTDIPPATPSGPPTPVNLDTAAIDAALGAKGSSDGVVYKAVFARRETIYDGHLELPAGLGATSAFIFQPLGNGRAALSGDCVMLAEEVQNVLGALRRGGIELVELHNHHLTESPRLFFTHFWAVGDAVKLAKALRPAVHATNVVPTSGV, encoded by the coding sequence ATGACTGGAGACAAACAGGCGGCCACGTCTCGGCGACGCGTCCTGGCCGCTGCCGCGCTGGCACCGGTGCTGGCCGGGGCGGGGCGGGCCAGCGCCGGCGGGATGCCCGCCGGGGCGATGACGGTCAAGCCGGTGAAGACAACCCTGTCGGACTGGGCGGCCGTAGCGAAGGTGCTGGGCCGCAGCGGCAACCTGCTGCGAGGGACGACGTACCACACCCCCTTCCCGCGCGACGACCTTCGCGTCGTCGTCAAGGGCGGCATCGTCATCACACCGGAACTCGCACTGGGTGCGCACGTGGCGTTCGTCCGATACGCTGACGGCAGCACGATGTGCATGGGCGATGTGGCGGTCACCGAGAGCGAACTGCAGCGGGTGATCGACACCTGGCAGGCGAATGGGATCGCGCAGACCGCGCTCCACAAACATCTTCCCGCCCATCACCCCGACATCTGGTGGGTCCACGTCCACGGACACGGCCATGACGAACTGGCCCTGGCGCGCGGTCTGCGCGCGGGATTCGAACGCACCGACATCCCTCCGGCGACCCCGTCCGGCCCACCGACCCCCGTCAACCTGGACACTGCCGCAATCGACGCTGCGCTGGGCGCCAAAGGTTCCAGCGACGGCGTGGTCTACAAGGCCGTCTTCGCCCGCCGCGAGACGATCTACGACGGCCATCTCGAACTGCCCGCCGGCCTGGGCGCGACCAGCGCGTTCATTTTCCAGCCGCTGGGAAACGGCAGAGCAGCGCTCAGCGGCGACTGCGTCATGCTCGCCGAGGAAGTCCAGAACGTACTGGGAGCCTTGCGGCGGGGCGGGATCGAACTCGTCGAGCTGCACAACCACCACTTGACGGAGAGCCCCCGCCTGTTCTTCACCCATTTCTGGGCCGTGGGCGACGCCGTCAAGCTCGCCAAAGCACTGCGCCCCGCGGTGCATGCCACCAACGTGGTGCCGACCAGCGGAGTATGA
- a CDS encoding cellulose binding domain-containing protein: MNTRGTAVDLSTMKVRHWITDQSGVTTNSTRCDWSPLGCSSITHRAAAMSSPKAGADHCLEIGFGSGSLAAGASTG, encoded by the coding sequence GTGAACACTCGCGGCACCGCCGTCGACCTGTCCACCATGAAGGTGCGCCACTGGATCACCGACCAGAGCGGAGTGACCACCAACAGCACGAGGTGCGACTGGTCCCCGCTCGGCTGCTCCAGCATCACCCACCGGGCAGCCGCCATGAGTTCACCGAAGGCCGGCGCCGACCACTGCCTCGAAATCGGCTTCGGCAGCGGCAGCCTGGCCGCGGGCGCCTCCACCGGCTAG
- a CDS encoding glycoside hydrolase family 6 protein — translation MRSRSSTRHGIRRKFAALSALAIAAALAVAVPTPASAAARLDNPYTGAKAYVNPQWSAKAAAEPGGSAIADEPSFVWMDRIAAIEGAGDAMSLREHLDEALDQGANLFQVVIYDLPGRDCAALASNGELGPTELDRYKTEYIDPIADILDDPAYADLRIVTIIEPDSLPNLVTNAGGTAGSTTQCATMKANGNYEKGVGYALHTLGAIPNVYNYVDAGHHGWLGWDTNFVPAAQEFKKAATTEGATVADVQGFIVNTANYSALKEPYFKVTDSVNGTTVRQSKWLDWNFYVDELSFAQALRTEMVNQGFASNIGMLIDTARNGWGGSARPTAAGPQTSVDDYVNGGRIDRRIHAGNWCNQKGAGIGERPTTAPESGIDAYVWAKPPGESDGNSQPIANDEGKGFDQMCDPTYTGNGRNGNNLTGALPDSPLAGHWFSAQFQELLHNAYPPLGGSSGGDTQAPTAPTGLTVSGKTSGSVSLTWTASTDNTGVTAYDVYRAGVQVGSSATTSFADTGLTASTSYSYTVKARDAAGNVSAASSAVSATTSEGGGTGTGTLKVQYKNNDSSATDNQIRMGLQLVNTGTASVNLSTVKVRYWFTPEAGASTFSTACDYAVLGCGSLTQNVTASGSPVAGASHYLEVGFGSGTLAAGASTGEMQLRFNKTDWSNFNEADDYSRSTNTAYADASKIGVYVGGTLSWGTAP, via the coding sequence ATGAGATCACGAAGTTCTACTCGGCACGGGATACGAAGAAAGTTCGCCGCACTCTCCGCCCTGGCAATCGCAGCCGCCCTCGCCGTGGCCGTCCCCACCCCGGCCTCCGCCGCGGCCCGCCTGGACAACCCGTACACCGGAGCCAAGGCATATGTGAACCCGCAGTGGTCCGCCAAGGCAGCCGCGGAGCCGGGCGGCAGTGCCATCGCCGACGAACCCTCGTTCGTCTGGATGGACCGCATCGCGGCCATCGAGGGCGCGGGCGACGCGATGAGCCTGCGTGAGCACCTCGACGAGGCACTCGACCAGGGCGCGAACCTCTTCCAGGTCGTCATCTACGACCTCCCGGGACGCGACTGTGCCGCGCTGGCCTCCAACGGCGAACTCGGGCCTACCGAACTCGACCGGTACAAGACCGAGTACATCGACCCCATTGCCGACATCCTCGACGATCCCGCCTACGCGGACCTGCGCATCGTCACCATCATCGAACCGGACTCGCTGCCCAACCTCGTCACCAACGCGGGCGGCACCGCCGGATCCACCACTCAGTGCGCGACCATGAAGGCGAACGGCAACTACGAGAAGGGTGTGGGCTACGCGCTCCACACTCTGGGGGCCATTCCCAACGTCTACAACTACGTCGACGCGGGGCACCACGGCTGGCTGGGCTGGGACACCAACTTCGTGCCGGCGGCCCAGGAGTTCAAGAAGGCCGCGACCACCGAGGGCGCCACGGTCGCGGACGTCCAGGGCTTCATCGTCAACACGGCCAACTACTCGGCTCTGAAGGAGCCGTACTTCAAGGTCACCGACTCGGTGAACGGCACGACGGTGCGTCAGTCGAAGTGGCTGGACTGGAACTTCTACGTCGACGAGCTCTCCTTCGCGCAGGCCCTGCGCACGGAAATGGTCAACCAGGGCTTCGCCTCGAACATCGGCATGCTCATCGACACGGCCCGCAACGGGTGGGGCGGCTCCGCCCGGCCCACCGCCGCCGGCCCGCAGACCAGCGTCGACGACTACGTCAACGGCGGCCGCATCGACCGGCGTATCCACGCGGGGAACTGGTGCAACCAGAAGGGGGCCGGCATCGGTGAGCGGCCCACCACCGCCCCGGAATCCGGCATCGACGCGTACGTCTGGGCCAAGCCCCCGGGCGAGTCGGACGGCAACAGCCAGCCCATCGCGAACGACGAGGGCAAGGGCTTCGACCAGATGTGCGATCCGACGTACACGGGTAACGGGCGCAACGGCAACAACCTGACCGGCGCACTGCCCGACTCACCGCTGGCGGGCCACTGGTTCTCCGCCCAGTTCCAGGAGCTGCTGCACAACGCGTACCCGCCCCTGGGCGGCAGCAGCGGTGGCGACACCCAGGCACCCACCGCGCCGACCGGCCTCACGGTCTCGGGCAAGACGAGCGGCAGCGTCTCGCTAACCTGGACGGCGTCGACCGACAACACCGGCGTCACCGCGTACGACGTGTACCGCGCAGGCGTCCAGGTGGGCTCCTCGGCGACGACTTCCTTCGCCGACACGGGGCTCACCGCCTCCACCTCGTACAGCTACACGGTCAAGGCCCGTGACGCGGCCGGAAATGTTTCGGCGGCCTCCTCGGCGGTCTCCGCCACCACGTCCGAGGGGGGCGGCACCGGCACCGGCACCCTCAAGGTCCAGTACAAGAACAATGATTCCTCGGCCACCGACAACCAGATCCGGATGGGCCTGCAGCTGGTCAACACCGGGACCGCCTCGGTGAACCTGTCCACGGTGAAGGTGCGTTACTGGTTCACGCCCGAAGCCGGCGCGAGTACTTTCAGCACCGCCTGTGACTACGCGGTACTGGGCTGCGGCAGCCTGACCCAGAACGTGACGGCTTCCGGCAGCCCGGTCGCCGGGGCCAGCCACTACCTGGAGGTCGGCTTCGGCAGCGGCACTCTGGCGGCGGGGGCCTCGACCGGAGAGATGCAGTTGCGCTTCAACAAGACCGACTGGTCGAACTTCAACGAGGCCGACGACTACAGCCGCTCCACGAACACGGCGTACGCCGACGCGTCGAAGATCGGCGTGTACGTGGGAGGCACCCTGAGCTGGGGCACCGCGCCCTGA
- a CDS encoding MFS transporter encodes MPADAGDTSEQTRGVRDESDHPTRPWEVLARHGNFRKLFLGNSISLLGSSVTTVALPLTSVVYLHASPTQMGLLGAMGLLPHLVLGLPAGIWADRVPYRRILTITDFAQTLVLGSVPILATCGLLRMWHLYAVVLFAGVANLFETIAAQSFTPLLVPREELLPANSALMLSNAAVNTTGSALGGLLVTVLSAPMAVAVDALSFLVSGMCKASIRHSGRIADSVTTRDLSLRTDILEGLRAVFSHRILRAVILAAAIGAFAGQLQAVVLVLFFVRDLHLASGLVGAAIAVSGVAGILGATMATGFTRRVGTGRAFISGVLVASFGGLVAAAAVGPSPMSLSILLLAQVLRGIGPSMYGVNQQTLRQAVIAPSLLSRANATWRFVVFGGQSLGALAGGMSGSVLGLRATLIASGCMMLVGASTAIASPLRSLRELPARQVLDEKSTAQRPTWIR; translated from the coding sequence ATGCCAGCGGATGCAGGGGATACCTCGGAACAGACGCGAGGGGTCCGTGACGAGTCCGATCACCCAACTCGGCCGTGGGAGGTACTCGCCCGCCATGGCAACTTTCGAAAGCTATTCCTCGGCAACTCGATATCACTGCTCGGATCGAGCGTCACAACGGTGGCGCTCCCGCTGACATCCGTGGTCTACCTCCACGCTTCGCCGACTCAAATGGGCCTGCTCGGCGCGATGGGTCTTCTGCCGCATCTCGTTCTCGGGCTACCGGCCGGCATATGGGCGGACCGCGTTCCGTATCGACGCATACTCACCATCACCGACTTCGCCCAGACACTGGTACTCGGCTCAGTACCGATCCTGGCTACCTGCGGCTTGCTGCGGATGTGGCACCTCTACGCCGTCGTGCTGTTCGCGGGCGTTGCCAACCTCTTCGAGACCATAGCCGCGCAGTCCTTCACTCCGCTGCTGGTACCGCGCGAAGAACTACTCCCTGCCAACAGCGCTCTCATGCTGAGCAACGCGGCAGTCAACACGACAGGATCGGCCCTGGGCGGCCTCCTGGTGACGGTGCTCAGCGCGCCGATGGCTGTCGCTGTCGACGCCCTGTCCTTCCTGGTCTCCGGGATGTGCAAAGCATCCATACGCCACTCCGGACGGATCGCTGATTCGGTCACCACTCGCGACCTGTCGCTGCGGACCGACATCCTCGAAGGGCTGCGCGCGGTGTTCTCCCACAGGATCCTCCGCGCTGTGATACTCGCGGCTGCCATCGGTGCGTTCGCGGGCCAGCTGCAGGCTGTCGTCCTGGTGCTGTTCTTTGTCCGGGACTTGCATCTGGCTTCAGGTCTGGTCGGAGCTGCGATCGCCGTCAGCGGAGTGGCGGGAATCCTCGGGGCCACCATGGCGACCGGGTTCACTCGACGGGTTGGAACTGGCCGGGCCTTCATCTCCGGCGTCCTTGTCGCCTCGTTCGGGGGTCTAGTGGCTGCCGCTGCAGTCGGCCCCTCCCCCATGTCGCTGTCCATCCTGCTTCTCGCACAGGTCCTGCGCGGAATCGGCCCCTCGATGTACGGCGTCAACCAGCAGACCCTCCGCCAGGCCGTGATCGCCCCGTCGCTGCTCTCCCGTGCCAACGCCACCTGGCGCTTCGTTGTCTTTGGAGGACAGTCGCTCGGCGCCCTGGCAGGGGGCATGTCGGGATCCGTGCTCGGACTCAGGGCAACGCTGATCGCCAGCGGCTGCATGATGCTGGTCGGTGCGTCAACCGCCATCGCGTCGCCATTGCGCTCGCTGCGCGAGCTGCCCGCCCGTCAAGTCCTCGACGAGAAGAGCACGGCCCAGAGGCCCACATGGATCAGATGA
- a CDS encoding ATP-binding protein — MPTWRLRDFHDDDLDRAIQIWDQDRQAEDGPAVFPVSEVMAAARSGEPAVVAVVGNDVVGMAVAQSQGDRAWITLVALAATWRNRGIGSSLIVELERRLRSRGTRRIAALLAPGATGTAALENCGYTPRGGLVFYEKTEHLGASDTGLLAELGGRVQPPGLWEALVGMEQEKAVIERRIVLPLAEPALADQYGVRPPKAVILFGPPGTGKTSFAKAIASRLDWPFVELFPSRLAASGDGGLAASLRDAFGDLAELQSVVLFIDEVEEIAGVRSGLAADPARGVTNELLKLIPGFRDHDDRLMICATNSVRFLDPAFLRPGRFDYVIPVGPPDPVARAAIWRRYLGPAAAGVDLDRLVSDSEMFTPADIEFAARKGAHAAFERELADREGRPVGTEDFLAAVAETRPTLTDQALVDFREDIEQYVRV; from the coding sequence ATGCCGACATGGCGTTTGCGGGACTTCCACGACGACGATCTGGACCGTGCCATCCAGATTTGGGACCAGGACCGGCAGGCTGAGGATGGGCCTGCCGTCTTCCCCGTCTCCGAGGTGATGGCGGCCGCCCGGAGTGGTGAGCCTGCCGTGGTCGCGGTGGTCGGCAACGACGTGGTGGGCATGGCCGTGGCGCAGTCCCAGGGCGACCGGGCCTGGATCACGCTGGTGGCGCTGGCCGCGACGTGGCGCAACCGCGGCATCGGCAGCTCGCTGATCGTGGAGCTGGAGCGGCGGCTACGCTCCCGGGGCACCCGCCGGATCGCCGCGCTGCTCGCCCCTGGGGCCACCGGCACCGCGGCCCTCGAGAACTGCGGCTACACGCCCCGCGGGGGGCTGGTCTTCTACGAAAAGACCGAGCATCTCGGGGCGAGTGACACCGGGCTGCTGGCGGAGCTGGGCGGCCGGGTACAACCCCCGGGGCTCTGGGAGGCACTTGTCGGGATGGAGCAGGAGAAGGCGGTCATCGAACGGCGGATCGTATTGCCGCTGGCCGAGCCCGCTCTGGCCGACCAATACGGAGTGCGGCCGCCGAAGGCCGTCATCCTTTTCGGGCCACCGGGCACTGGCAAGACCAGCTTCGCCAAGGCCATCGCCTCCCGGCTGGACTGGCCGTTCGTGGAGCTCTTCCCCTCACGGCTGGCTGCTTCGGGGGACGGGGGACTGGCGGCCTCGCTGCGTGACGCCTTCGGCGACCTGGCCGAACTGCAGAGCGTCGTGCTGTTCATCGACGAGGTGGAGGAGATCGCCGGTGTGCGGTCCGGCCTGGCTGCCGATCCGGCGCGCGGCGTCACCAACGAACTGCTCAAGCTCATTCCCGGCTTCCGCGACCACGACGACCGGCTGATGATCTGCGCCACGAACTCTGTGCGTTTCCTGGACCCCGCGTTCCTGCGGCCGGGCCGGTTCGACTACGTCATCCCGGTCGGCCCGCCCGATCCGGTCGCGCGGGCGGCGATCTGGCGGCGCTACCTCGGGCCGGCCGCCGCCGGGGTCGACCTGGACCGACTTGTCTCGGACAGTGAGATGTTCACCCCCGCGGACATCGAGTTCGCCGCGCGCAAGGGCGCCCATGCCGCCTTCGAGCGCGAGCTCGCCGACCGCGAGGGACGACCGGTGGGTACCGAGGACTTCCTGGCAGCTGTGGCCGAGACGCGTCCCACCCTGACCGACCAGGCGTTGGTGGATTTCCGGGAGGATATTGAGCAGTACGTGCGGGTCTGA
- a CDS encoding ferredoxin → MQIVVDLTRCQGYAQCVFHAPEVFELHGEEGLLYATAVPDDQVERVREAVAACPVQAILLGKEVSGGAR, encoded by the coding sequence ATGCAGATCGTTGTGGACCTCACGCGCTGCCAGGGCTACGCCCAGTGCGTCTTCCACGCGCCGGAGGTGTTTGAGCTGCACGGCGAGGAGGGGCTGCTGTACGCCACGGCCGTCCCCGATGACCAGGTCGAGCGCGTGCGCGAGGCCGTGGCGGCGTGCCCGGTGCAGGCCATCCTCCTCGGGAAAGAGGTGAGCGGCGGTGCCAGGTGA
- a CDS encoding NAD(P)/FAD-dependent oxidoreductase: MPGDLKDGRIVIVGASLAGLRAAEALREEGFKGSLTVVGDEPHPPYDRPPLSKQVLLGQATAETTGLPMRRDPDAEWRLGVRATGVDPLVKQVLLDDGESLPYDRLLITTGTRARPWPNQDEGALDGVFTLRTREDGAGLAERLAAGPERVLVIGGGFTGSEIASACRELGLAVTVAERGPAPLVGALGGTLAKLAAAMQRNHGVDLRTGVTVTALHGNGSFTGADLSDGSRVDADVCVVALGAIRNVEWLADSGLASGPRGIACDAGCRAFDMYGIVTDDVFAAGDVSRFPHPLFGYQMLSLEHWGNAVEQAAVAAHNMVSPGPLRRPHLAIPTFWSTQFGLNIKSVGVPTYSDHVVIAQGSLEARRLAMVYGYQGRVTAAVTVDMAKSLDYYRHLIETAAPFPPPPGAADRAIAADIPLPSDVPDPSVLSHGPTVALTGYLPDRRLTAVQPMR, translated from the coding sequence GTGCCAGGTGACCTCAAGGACGGCCGCATCGTCATCGTCGGAGCCTCGCTGGCCGGGCTCAGGGCCGCGGAGGCGCTGCGCGAGGAGGGTTTCAAAGGCTCGCTGACCGTGGTCGGGGACGAGCCCCACCCGCCCTATGACCGGCCGCCCCTGTCCAAGCAGGTGCTGCTCGGGCAGGCGACGGCGGAGACCACCGGGCTGCCGATGCGCCGGGACCCGGACGCCGAGTGGAGGCTGGGCGTACGCGCCACCGGCGTGGACCCGCTCGTGAAACAAGTGTTGCTGGATGACGGTGAGTCGCTGCCGTACGACCGTCTGCTGATCACCACCGGGACCCGCGCGCGCCCCTGGCCCAACCAGGACGAGGGCGCCCTGGACGGAGTGTTCACCCTGCGCACCCGTGAGGACGGCGCAGGGCTGGCCGAGCGGCTGGCCGCCGGTCCGGAGCGAGTGCTGGTCATCGGCGGCGGCTTCACCGGCTCGGAGATCGCCTCCGCCTGCCGTGAACTGGGGCTGGCGGTCACGGTCGCCGAACGCGGCCCCGCGCCCCTGGTGGGCGCGCTCGGCGGGACCCTCGCGAAACTCGCGGCCGCCATGCAGCGCAACCACGGCGTCGACCTGCGTACCGGGGTGACGGTCACCGCCCTGCACGGGAACGGCAGCTTCACCGGCGCCGATCTGTCCGACGGCAGCCGTGTCGACGCCGACGTCTGTGTCGTGGCGTTGGGCGCGATCCGCAACGTTGAGTGGCTGGCGGACTCCGGGCTGGCGTCGGGGCCTCGCGGGATCGCCTGCGACGCCGGTTGTCGCGCCTTCGACATGTACGGGATCGTCACCGACGACGTCTTCGCGGCCGGTGATGTCTCCCGCTTCCCACATCCGCTCTTCGGCTACCAGATGCTCTCCCTGGAGCACTGGGGCAACGCGGTCGAGCAAGCTGCGGTAGCGGCCCACAACATGGTCAGTCCGGGGCCGTTGCGGCGCCCGCACCTGGCCATCCCGACGTTCTGGTCGACCCAGTTCGGGCTCAACATCAAATCGGTGGGCGTGCCCACCTACTCCGACCACGTGGTCATCGCCCAGGGCTCTCTGGAGGCGCGCCGCCTGGCCATGGTCTACGGATACCAGGGGCGGGTCACCGCCGCGGTCACCGTCGACATGGCCAAGTCGCTGGACTACTACCGGCACCTGATCGAGACGGCCGCTCCGTTCCCGCCCCCGCCCGGCGCGGCGGACCGTGCGATCGCGGCCGACATACCGCTCCCCTCCGATGTCCCGGATCCTTCCGTACTCTCCCACGGCCCCACCGTGGCACTCACCGGATACCTGCCCGACCGCCGGCTGACCGCGGTACAGCCCATGCGCTGA